The DNA window CCATCGCCCCGGCGGTGGCGAACGCCCTGTCCGCGCTCACCGGACAGCCGGTGCGTTCTCTGCCGATCCAGTTGGGCGGATAAGGCCGGGTTGCTTCGGCGTGCACGGCGCCAGGCGCCTTGCCCCTTCATTCGCAATAACGATCCGCCAGCGCCTGATGATAGGCAAGTTTGTTTTCGTTGAGATCCTTTTCGCTGCGGGTGCGATAGCCGTTCAGGATCTTTTGATGCCACTTGGCGACCTCGGCGTGCTGCTTCGCGCATTTGGCTGGATCATGCTCGGTGCGGGCGGAGGCGCGTGACCGACGCGCCTCGGTCTCGGCGTGTTTGCGGGCGCGCTCGCGCTCCCCAGACACCCGCTCCCGCTCGGCCCGCATCTCCTGGACCTGGGATTCGATCGAATAATCCCGGCTTTTCGATCCGCCGTCAGTCGGAGCGCGGGTGTCGACCGCCAGCGCGCCGCCTCCGGCATTGTCCGCGCAGGCGGTCTGCTGATAGCTGACCTGTCCGTTCGCCTGCTGGCATTTGTACAGCCCGGCCCCGGCCGGGTGCGCGGCGAG is part of the Thiocystis violascens DSM 198 genome and encodes:
- a CDS encoding DUF4124 domain-containing protein — protein: MLTFGIDRPSRLALGLIGLALAAHPAGAGLYKCQQANGQVSYQQTACADNAGGGALAVDTRAPTDGGSKSRDYSIESQVQEMRAERERVSGERERARKHAETEARRSRASARTEHDPAKCAKQHAEVAKWHQKILNGYRTRSEKDLNENKLAYHQALADRYCE